The proteins below are encoded in one region of Sminthopsis crassicaudata isolate SCR6 chromosome 1, ASM4859323v1, whole genome shotgun sequence:
- the LOC141551427 gene encoding cathelicidin antimicrobial peptide-like translates to MQKISNMQLPLLVLGLLSLTLLVSAQDGRYEELVNRFIREYNSNSGSENLFRLSILNLAPRENNDPAAPQPLSFTIAETVCLNAENRNSDECDFKENGLVKECIGIIALNSAQPSVDISCDGPEKIKRIGLGGLVRRIWNRIRRRG, encoded by the exons ATGCAGAAGATCTCAAACATGCAGCTACCCCTGTTGGTGCTGGGGCTGCTCAGCCTGACTCTACTTGTGTCTGCCCAGGATGGAAGATATGAGGAGTTGGTGAATAGATTCATCAGGGAATACAACAGTAATTCAGGATCTGAAAACCTCTTCCGACTCTCCATCCTGAATCTGGCACCTAGGGAA AACAATGATCCTGCTGCTCCTCAACCTCTGAGCTTTACCATTGCTGAGACCGTGTGCCTCAATGCTGAAAATCGTAATTCAGATGAATGTGACTTCAAGGAAAATGGG CTGGTGAAAGAATGCATTGGAATCATTGCTCTGAATTCTGCCCAGCCCTCTGTTGATATTTCTTGTGATGGG CCTGAAAAGATCAAGAGAATTGGGCTGGGAGGACTGGTTAGAAGAATCTGGAACAGAATTAGAAGACGTGGCTAG